One window from the genome of Streptomyces sp. NBC_00287 encodes:
- a CDS encoding phosphocholine-specific phospholipase C, translating into MPEVNRRRFLQLAGATSAFTALSSSIQRAAAIPANHRTGSIEDVEHIVVLMQENRSFDHYFGKLKGVRGFGDPHPVTLDSGKSVWHQSDGTKDLLPFHPTADDLGMQFLEGLPHGWTDGQAAYNKGKYDKWIPAKGTTTMAYLNREDIPFHYALADAFTICDAYHCSFIGSTDPNRYYMWSGYTGNDGQGGGPVLGNDELGYGWTTYPERLEAAGISWKIYQDIGDGLDAAGSWGWINDAYRGNYGDNSLLYFNKYRNAQPGEPWFDKARTGTDVKNGDGYFDQLKADVKAGKLPQISWIAAPEAFSEHSNWPSNYGAWYIAQVLDALTSNPEVWSKTALFITYDENDGFFDHLVPPLPPKDASQGKSTVDVSLDLYPGDSRRPAGPYGLGPRVPMLVVSPWSKGGYVCSETLDHTSILQFMERRFGVKETNISPWRRTVCGDLTSAFDFSRKDSRPAALPETDEYEPQDRERHPDYKPTPPADPDMPRQERGLRPARPLKYAPHVDGSVDAAAGKFTLTFASGAKAGAAFLVTSGNRTDGPWTYTTEAGKSLADTWNSVYSNGSYDLKVHGPNGFLRVFKGPNKTAGPEVTARHTGDAVQLTFTNKGSGTVRLKVTSGYGGSARTFTVRPGATVRHTADLTASRRWYDLTVTSDADPAFLRRFAGHVENGRPGVSDPAMIVE; encoded by the coding sequence ATGCCCGAAGTCAACCGGCGTAGATTCCTTCAACTCGCGGGCGCCACCTCGGCGTTCACCGCGCTGTCGAGCAGCATTCAGCGGGCCGCCGCCATCCCGGCGAACCACCGCACGGGGTCGATCGAGGACGTCGAGCACATCGTCGTCCTGATGCAGGAGAACCGTTCGTTCGACCACTACTTCGGCAAGCTGAAGGGCGTCCGCGGCTTCGGCGACCCGCACCCGGTGACGCTGGACAGCGGCAAGTCGGTGTGGCACCAGTCCGACGGCACCAAGGACCTGCTGCCCTTCCATCCCACCGCCGACGACCTCGGCATGCAGTTCCTGGAGGGCCTGCCGCACGGCTGGACCGACGGACAGGCCGCCTACAACAAGGGCAAGTACGACAAGTGGATCCCCGCCAAGGGCACCACGACGATGGCGTACCTTAACCGCGAGGACATCCCCTTCCACTACGCCCTCGCCGACGCCTTCACCATCTGCGACGCCTACCACTGCTCGTTCATCGGCTCCACCGACCCGAACCGCTACTACATGTGGTCGGGATACACGGGCAACGACGGACAGGGCGGCGGCCCGGTCCTCGGCAACGACGAGCTCGGCTACGGCTGGACGACCTACCCGGAGCGCCTGGAGGCGGCCGGGATCTCCTGGAAGATCTACCAGGACATCGGCGACGGTCTGGACGCGGCCGGCTCCTGGGGCTGGATCAACGACGCCTACCGTGGCAACTACGGCGACAACTCGCTGCTGTACTTCAACAAGTACCGCAACGCCCAGCCCGGCGAGCCCTGGTTCGACAAGGCCCGCACCGGCACCGACGTCAAGAACGGCGACGGCTACTTCGACCAGCTGAAGGCCGACGTCAAGGCCGGAAAGCTGCCGCAGATCTCCTGGATCGCCGCGCCCGAGGCCTTCAGCGAGCACTCCAACTGGCCCTCCAACTACGGCGCCTGGTACATAGCTCAGGTCCTGGACGCCCTCACCTCCAACCCGGAGGTCTGGTCGAAGACGGCCCTGTTCATCACGTACGACGAGAACGACGGCTTCTTCGACCACCTGGTGCCGCCGCTTCCGCCGAAGGACGCCTCCCAGGGCAAGTCCACCGTCGATGTCTCGCTCGACCTCTACCCAGGTGACAGCCGGCGCCCGGCCGGCCCCTACGGGCTCGGCCCGCGTGTGCCGATGCTGGTCGTCTCGCCGTGGAGCAAGGGCGGTTACGTCTGCTCCGAGACCCTCGACCACACCTCGATCCTGCAGTTCATGGAGCGCCGCTTCGGCGTGAAGGAGACCAACATCTCCCCGTGGCGCCGGACCGTGTGCGGCGACCTGACCTCGGCGTTCGACTTCTCCCGCAAGGACAGCCGCCCGGCGGCGCTGCCGGAGACCGACGAGTACGAGCCGCAGGACCGCGAGCGTCACCCCGACTACAAGCCGACGCCCCCGGCCGACCCGGACATGCCCCGCCAGGAGCGCGGTCTGCGCCCCGCCCGCCCGCTGAAGTACGCGCCCCATGTGGACGGCTCGGTGGACGCGGCGGCCGGCAAGTTCACGCTGACCTTCGCCTCCGGCGCCAAGGCGGGCGCCGCCTTCCTGGTGACGTCCGGCAACCGCACCGACGGGCCGTGGACGTACACCACCGAGGCCGGCAAGAGCCTCGCGGACACCTGGAACTCGGTGTACTCGAACGGCTCGTACGACCTGAAGGTGCACGGCCCGAACGGCTTCCTGCGCGTCTTCAAGGGCCCGAACAAGACCGCGGGCCCCGAGGTCACCGCGCGCCACACCGGTGACGCCGTCCAGCTCACCTTCACCAACAAGGGCTCCGGCACCGTCCGCCTCAAGGTCACCAGCGGCTACGGCGGCTCCGCACGGACCTTCACCGTGCGCCCCGGCGCCACCGTGCGGCACACCGCCGACCTGACGGCGAGCCGGCGCTGGTACGACCTGACCGTCACCTCCGACGCCGACCCGGCGTTCCTGCGCAGGTTCGCCGGCCACGTCGAGAACGGGCGTCCCGGGGTGAGCGACCCGGCGATGATCGTCGAGTAA
- a CDS encoding phosphatase PAP2 family protein, with translation MNARTEPAEGESDAIARPPLVRELLLVAGLFLVYKFGRQLATGHTGEAFHNAHRVWDLERAVHLPGEGAVQSVLLHGDTLVHVANTYYATVHFPATAAFLVWLYLRRPAHYVWARRILATVTAVALVGHLLFPLAPPRMLEATGLIDTARVYGPSVYGPPSSDQLSNQFAAMPSLHFGWALMVAIGLIVATRSPWRWLWLLHPTLTLLVIVGTANHYWLDAMVAAALLGLALAVIHLPHRTRTTAGRGTERLVPAEVPVEEPTLVGAGR, from the coding sequence ATGAATGCCCGCACCGAGCCTGCAGAAGGCGAGTCGGACGCGATAGCGCGTCCGCCGCTCGTCCGTGAGCTCCTGCTTGTCGCAGGGCTCTTCCTCGTCTACAAGTTCGGCCGACAGCTGGCCACGGGCCACACCGGCGAGGCCTTCCACAACGCGCACCGCGTGTGGGACCTGGAACGAGCCGTCCATCTGCCCGGCGAGGGCGCGGTGCAGTCGGTGCTGCTGCACGGCGACACCCTGGTCCATGTCGCGAACACCTACTACGCGACCGTCCACTTCCCGGCCACCGCGGCCTTCCTGGTCTGGCTCTATCTGCGCCGCCCCGCGCACTACGTGTGGGCCCGCCGGATCCTGGCCACCGTCACCGCCGTCGCCCTGGTCGGCCATCTGCTCTTCCCGCTGGCCCCGCCGCGGATGCTCGAGGCGACCGGCCTGATCGACACCGCCCGGGTCTACGGCCCCTCGGTGTACGGCCCGCCCTCCAGCGACCAGCTGTCGAACCAGTTCGCCGCGATGCCCTCGCTGCACTTCGGCTGGGCCCTGATGGTGGCGATCGGGCTGATCGTCGCCACTCGGTCGCCCTGGCGCTGGCTGTGGCTGCTGCACCCGACGCTGACCCTGCTGGTGATCGTGGGGACGGCCAACCACTACTGGCTCGACGCGATGGTGGCGGCCGCGCTGCTCGGTCTCGCCCTCGCCGTGATTCACCTGCCGCACCGCACCCGCACGACCGCCGGACGCGGCACCGAACGCCTCGTACCGGCCGAAGTACCCGTCGAAGAACCGACTCTCGTGGGAGCGGGCCGATGA
- a CDS encoding TetR/AcrR family transcriptional regulator translates to MTSQAADGPETVAASRRSKITPEREKEFFDAVLDQIRECGYDAVTMEGIASSTRCSKSTLYRQWKTKPQFVAAALRSSRCPRFAGIDTGTLAGDLRAAGRAAGDAYGDTTILLQAFGHAVTQDPELQQALREALVEPELAALRAILQRGVERGEIAADHPALPYVAAQIFGVLRARPVLEGEFADPDYLLRFVEAAVLPALGLT, encoded by the coding sequence ATGACGTCGCAGGCCGCGGACGGACCGGAGACGGTCGCCGCCTCGCGCCGCTCCAAGATCACGCCCGAGCGTGAGAAGGAGTTCTTCGACGCCGTCCTCGACCAGATCCGTGAGTGCGGTTACGACGCCGTCACCATGGAGGGCATCGCCTCGAGCACGCGGTGCAGCAAGTCCACGCTCTACCGGCAGTGGAAGACCAAGCCCCAGTTCGTCGCGGCGGCACTGCGCTCCAGTCGCTGCCCGCGCTTCGCCGGCATCGACACCGGCACGCTCGCGGGCGACCTGCGCGCGGCCGGGCGGGCGGCGGGCGACGCGTACGGCGACACCACGATCCTGCTCCAGGCCTTCGGGCACGCGGTCACCCAGGACCCCGAGCTCCAGCAGGCCCTGCGCGAGGCGCTCGTCGAACCCGAGCTCGCCGCGCTCCGGGCGATCCTCCAGCGCGGGGTCGAGCGCGGTGAGATCGCCGCCGACCATCCCGCCCTGCCGTATGTCGCCGCGCAGATCTTCGGCGTACTGCGCGCCCGGCCGGTCCTGGAGGGCGAGTTCGCCGACCCCGACTACCTGCTCCGCTTCGTGGAGGCCGCCGTACTGCCCGCGCTGGGCCTGACATAA